Proteins from one Embleya scabrispora genomic window:
- a CDS encoding cytochrome P450, with protein sequence MTATAERAEPDLYRPERYVDGPPHALFAELRRTRPVYWQDIPGQPGYWAVLRHADVEYVSQHPEIFSAEAGGILVEDLEPDRLEALRGTLLSMDPPRHRAYRKPLVKSFTARVVGGMEDRIRAICREILARVGGGEVEFVHDVTSGLPTQVIGELMGLPAADWAHIHALAERNTAGEGGTAAIEMARYAMGFAARRRIEEPRADITSLILESEFDGRMMTDLDFGRFFVQLVTAGNDTTKTMLSAGLDALLAHPDQLAALRADRALVPGAVEEILRWANPLHYFRRTATRDTELRGVRIAAGEKVAMYYTSANRDEEVFADPQRFDITRRPNPHLSFGFAEHFCLGVHIARLEGRVFFEELLAAHPVIERTGEPERLCSNLNNALTRLPVRLG encoded by the coding sequence ATGACCGCCACGGCCGAGCGGGCCGAACCGGACCTGTACCGCCCCGAGCGGTACGTGGACGGCCCGCCGCACGCGCTGTTCGCCGAGTTGCGCCGGACCCGGCCGGTGTACTGGCAGGACATCCCGGGGCAGCCGGGCTACTGGGCGGTGCTGCGGCACGCCGACGTCGAGTACGTGTCGCAGCACCCCGAGATCTTCTCCGCCGAGGCCGGCGGGATCCTCGTCGAGGACCTCGAACCGGACCGCCTGGAGGCGCTGCGCGGCACGCTGCTCTCGATGGACCCGCCACGGCACCGGGCCTACCGCAAGCCGCTGGTCAAGTCCTTCACCGCACGGGTCGTCGGCGGCATGGAGGACCGGATCCGGGCCATCTGCCGGGAGATCCTGGCCCGGGTCGGCGGCGGCGAGGTCGAGTTCGTGCACGACGTCACCTCCGGGCTGCCCACCCAGGTGATCGGCGAGCTGATGGGCCTGCCGGCCGCGGACTGGGCCCACATCCACGCGCTCGCCGAGCGCAACACGGCGGGCGAGGGCGGCACGGCGGCGATCGAGATGGCCCGCTACGCGATGGGTTTCGCGGCGCGGCGCCGGATCGAGGAGCCGCGCGCGGACATCACGTCGCTGATCCTGGAGTCCGAGTTCGACGGCAGGATGATGACCGACCTCGACTTCGGCCGGTTCTTCGTGCAGTTGGTGACCGCGGGCAACGACACCACCAAGACGATGCTCTCCGCCGGATTGGACGCGCTGCTCGCCCACCCCGACCAGCTCGCCGCGCTGCGCGCGGATCGTGCGCTGGTGCCGGGCGCGGTGGAGGAGATCCTGCGCTGGGCCAACCCGCTGCACTACTTCCGCCGCACCGCCACCCGGGACACCGAACTACGCGGCGTGCGGATCGCGGCGGGCGAGAAGGTGGCGATGTACTACACCTCGGCCAACCGCGACGAGGAGGTTTTCGCCGACCCGCAACGCTTCGACATCACCCGCAGGCCCAATCCGCACCTGTCGTTCGGCTTCGCCGAGCACTTCTGCCTGGGCGTGCACATCGCCCGACTGGAGGGCCGGGTGTTCTTCGAGGAGCTGCTCGCGGCGCATCCCGTGATCGAGCGGACCGGCGAGCCCGAGCGGTTGTGCTCCAACCTCAACAACGCGCTCACCCGATTGCCGGTGCGGCTGGGGTAA
- a CDS encoding Rossmann-like and DUF2520 domain-containing protein, whose product MNNDITARPYPHGRSPDPADRPARLRVGVVGTGRVGPTLAAALALAGHSVVAASGVSEASRRRAEELLPGVPLVTPQEVIAASDLTLLTVPDDALEALVHGLAETGAIKAGQLLVHASGRYGVGILEPATRAGALPLALHPVMTFTGSTVDLERLAGCSFGVTSPEVLRPVAEALVVEMGGEPEWIEEQDRALYHVALANGANHLVTLVAQSIELLGAAGVRAPGRMLGPLLGAALDNALRAGDHALTGPVARGDAGTVAAHVAELRRVSPEALAAYVAMARLTADRALNAGLLKAEAAEALLGVLAEGGRP is encoded by the coding sequence GTGAACAACGACATCACCGCACGCCCGTATCCGCACGGCCGCTCGCCCGACCCCGCCGACCGCCCCGCGCGGCTGCGCGTGGGCGTGGTGGGCACCGGCCGCGTCGGCCCGACCCTCGCCGCCGCCCTCGCCCTCGCCGGGCACTCGGTGGTGGCCGCCTCCGGCGTCTCCGAGGCATCCCGGCGCCGCGCCGAGGAACTGCTCCCCGGTGTCCCGCTGGTCACCCCGCAGGAGGTCATCGCGGCCTCCGACCTGACCCTGCTGACCGTGCCCGACGACGCGCTGGAAGCCCTGGTCCACGGCCTGGCCGAGACCGGGGCGATCAAGGCCGGCCAACTCCTGGTGCACGCCTCCGGCCGCTACGGCGTCGGCATCCTGGAGCCGGCCACCCGCGCCGGCGCGCTGCCGCTCGCGCTGCACCCGGTGATGACCTTCACCGGCAGCACCGTCGACCTGGAACGACTGGCCGGCTGCTCCTTCGGGGTCACCTCGCCCGAGGTGCTGCGGCCGGTCGCCGAGGCGCTGGTGGTGGAGATGGGCGGTGAGCCCGAGTGGATCGAGGAGCAGGACCGCGCGCTCTACCACGTGGCCCTGGCCAACGGCGCGAACCACCTGGTCACCCTGGTCGCGCAGTCGATCGAACTGCTCGGCGCGGCCGGCGTGCGGGCCCCGGGCCGGATGCTCGGGCCGCTGCTCGGCGCCGCCCTGGACAACGCGCTGCGCGCCGGCGACCACGCGCTGACCGGTCCGGTCGCGCGCGGCGACGCGGGCACGGTGGCCGCGCACGTGGCCGAGTTGCGTCGGGTCTCGCCCGAGGCGCTGGCCGCCTATGTGGCGATGGCCCGGCTGACCGCGGACCGCGCGCTCAACGCCGGGCTGCTCAAGGCCGAGGCGGCCGAGGCGCTGCTCGGAGTGCTGGCCGAGGGAGGCCGACCGTGA
- the panC gene encoding pantoate--beta-alanine ligase: MTDVRLARTAAELAEDTRPHGLRAVVMTMGALHEGHAALIHAARAFVGSAGHVVVTVFVNPLQFGAGEDLDRYPRTLDADLEVSARAGADVVFAPSVDEVYPGGEPQVRITAGPTGSVLEGASRPGHFDGMLTVVAKLLHLTDPKIAFFGEKDAQQLALIRRMVRDLNFPVEIVGVPTVREPDGLARSSRNRYLSASEREVALSLGRALDAGAGRAADGAAAVRAAAEGVLRAVLEPDYVELVDPDDFTPVAADHAGPAILALAARVGSTRLIDNARLTITGVPRS, encoded by the coding sequence GTGACCGATGTGCGACTGGCCCGGACCGCGGCCGAACTCGCCGAGGACACCCGCCCGCACGGGCTGCGCGCGGTGGTGATGACGATGGGCGCGCTGCACGAGGGGCACGCCGCGTTGATCCACGCCGCGCGCGCGTTCGTCGGCTCGGCCGGACACGTGGTGGTCACCGTGTTCGTCAACCCGCTCCAGTTCGGCGCGGGGGAGGACCTGGACCGCTACCCGCGCACCCTGGACGCCGACCTGGAGGTGAGCGCGCGGGCGGGCGCCGACGTGGTGTTCGCGCCCTCGGTGGACGAGGTGTACCCGGGCGGCGAGCCGCAGGTGCGGATCACCGCCGGACCCACCGGCTCCGTCCTCGAAGGCGCCTCCCGCCCCGGCCACTTCGACGGCATGCTCACCGTGGTGGCCAAGCTGCTGCACCTGACCGACCCGAAGATCGCCTTCTTCGGGGAGAAGGACGCCCAGCAACTGGCGCTGATCCGGCGCATGGTGCGCGATCTGAACTTCCCCGTCGAGATCGTGGGCGTGCCCACCGTCCGCGAACCCGACGGGCTGGCCCGCTCCAGCCGCAACCGCTACCTCTCCGCGTCCGAGCGGGAGGTCGCGCTCTCCCTCGGGCGCGCGCTCGACGCGGGTGCCGGGCGCGCCGCCGACGGCGCGGCCGCGGTGCGGGCCGCGGCCGAGGGGGTGCTGCGGGCCGTCCTCGAGCCCGACTACGTGGAGTTGGTCGATCCCGACGACTTCACCCCGGTGGCCGCGGACCACGCAGGCCCGGCGATCCTGGCGCTGGCGGCCCGCGTCGGCTCCACCCGCCTCATCGACAACGCCCGCCTGACGATCACGGGAGTCCCCCGGTCATGA
- the panD gene encoding aspartate 1-decarboxylase, with amino-acid sequence MMRTMFKSKIHRATITQADLHYVGSITIDEDLLEAADILPGELVHVVDIDNGARLETYTIAGPRGTGVIGINGAAARLVHTGDLVIIIAYAQVTDAEARAMKPRVVFVDAANTITGTGHDPAEALPGGETVRGDRVAPARTAP; translated from the coding sequence ATGATGCGCACGATGTTCAAGTCCAAGATCCACCGCGCGACGATCACGCAGGCGGACCTCCACTACGTCGGATCCATCACCATCGACGAGGATCTGCTCGAAGCCGCCGACATCCTGCCCGGCGAACTGGTGCACGTGGTCGACATCGACAACGGCGCCCGCCTGGAGACGTACACGATCGCGGGCCCGCGCGGCACCGGCGTGATCGGCATCAACGGCGCCGCAGCACGGCTGGTGCACACCGGCGACCTGGTGATCATCATCGCGTACGCGCAGGTCACCGACGCCGAGGCGCGGGCGATGAAGCCGCGTGTGGTGTTCGTCGACGCGGCCAACACGATCACCGGCACCGGGCACGACCCGGCCGAGGCGCTGCCCGGCGGGGAGACCGTGCGCGGCGACCGGGTGGCCCCCGCTCGGACCGCGCCGTGA
- a CDS encoding L-aspartate oxidase, giving the protein MRLAAPAPGWTVRADVIVVGSGVAGLTVALRARRAGRVLLVTKGRLDEGSTRWAQGGIAAALDEGDSPEQHLRDTLVAGAGLCLEDAVRVLVTEGPDAVRRLIDTGAEFDRGPDGDVLLTREGGHLRNRIVHAGGDATGAEISRALVAAVHALPDIEVIENALVLDLLKDESGRAAGVTLHVMDEGTRDGVGAAVGRAVVLATGGMGQVFSSTTNPSVSTGDGVALALRGGAEVTDLEFVQFHPTVLWLGPDAEGQQPLVSEAVRGEGAHLVDAAGVRFMTDRHPLGELAPRDVVAKGIMRRMAETGAEHMYLDGRHFGAQMWKHRFPTILAACLAHGIDPVTEPIPVAPAAHHASGGVRTDLHGRTSVPGLYACGEVACTGVHGANRLASNSLLEGLVFAERIAADLARDLPPFAEPLAPSAPTGLLGEAVRLPLQRAMTSGAGVLRNAAGLAATEAALTGLAARAGDDPCTSTWETTNLHLVASALTRAARLREETRGCHWREDHPDPDDTAWRGNLVTTLRDGELRVAYQAHEPKESTA; this is encoded by the coding sequence ATGCGCCTGGCCGCGCCCGCTCCCGGCTGGACCGTACGGGCCGACGTCATCGTGGTCGGCTCCGGCGTTGCCGGCCTGACCGTCGCGCTGCGGGCCCGGCGGGCCGGCCGGGTGCTGTTGGTGACCAAGGGCCGGCTCGACGAGGGCTCCACCCGCTGGGCGCAGGGCGGGATAGCGGCCGCGCTCGACGAGGGCGACAGCCCCGAACAGCACCTGCGCGACACGCTCGTGGCCGGCGCCGGGCTGTGCCTGGAGGACGCGGTCCGGGTGCTGGTCACCGAGGGCCCCGACGCGGTGCGCCGACTGATCGACACCGGCGCCGAGTTCGACCGGGGCCCCGACGGAGACGTGCTGCTCACCCGCGAGGGCGGCCACCTGCGCAACCGCATCGTGCACGCGGGCGGCGACGCGACGGGGGCGGAGATATCGCGCGCGCTGGTCGCCGCGGTGCACGCCCTGCCCGACATCGAGGTGATCGAGAACGCCCTCGTGCTCGACCTGTTGAAGGACGAGAGCGGGCGGGCCGCCGGGGTCACGCTGCACGTGATGGACGAGGGCACGCGCGACGGGGTCGGCGCCGCGGTGGGCCGGGCCGTCGTGCTCGCCACCGGCGGCATGGGCCAGGTGTTCTCGTCCACCACCAACCCCTCGGTGTCCACCGGTGACGGGGTCGCGCTCGCGCTGCGCGGCGGGGCCGAGGTCACCGACCTGGAGTTCGTGCAATTCCACCCGACCGTGTTGTGGTTGGGCCCGGACGCCGAAGGACAACAGCCGCTGGTCTCCGAGGCGGTGCGCGGCGAGGGCGCGCACCTCGTGGACGCGGCGGGCGTACGGTTCATGACCGACCGGCATCCGCTCGGCGAACTCGCCCCGCGCGACGTCGTGGCCAAGGGCATCATGCGTCGGATGGCCGAGACCGGCGCCGAGCACATGTACCTGGACGGCCGGCACTTCGGCGCGCAGATGTGGAAGCACCGCTTCCCGACCATCCTGGCCGCGTGCCTGGCGCACGGGATCGACCCGGTGACCGAGCCGATCCCGGTTGCTCCCGCCGCGCACCACGCCAGTGGCGGGGTCCGCACCGACCTGCACGGCCGCACCAGCGTGCCGGGGCTGTACGCCTGCGGGGAGGTGGCCTGCACCGGCGTGCACGGCGCCAACCGGCTCGCCTCCAACTCGCTCCTGGAGGGCCTGGTCTTCGCCGAGCGCATCGCCGCCGACCTGGCCCGGGACCTGCCGCCGTTCGCCGAGCCGCTCGCCCCGAGCGCACCCACGGGGCTGCTGGGCGAGGCGGTGCGCCTGCCGCTGCAACGCGCGATGACCTCGGGCGCCGGGGTGTTGCGCAACGCGGCCGGGCTGGCCGCGACCGAGGCCGCGCTGACCGGCCTCGCGGCGCGCGCCGGCGACGATCCGTGCACGTCGACGTGGGAGACCACCAACCTGCACCTGGTCGCGAGCGCGCTCACTCGTGCCGCGCGGCTGCGCGAGGAGACGCGCGGCTGCCACTGGCGCGAGGACCACCCCGACCCCGACGACACGGCATGGCGCGGCAATCTGGTCACGACGCTGCGCGATGGCGAGCTGCGGGTCGCCTATCAGGCCCACGAACCGAAGGAGTCCACCGCGTGA
- the nadC gene encoding carboxylating nicotinate-nucleotide diphosphorylase codes for MSTDQLSADLTARLAEAGLDPLAVAALVAAAVAEDLAGGVDVTSVATIPETARGHADFTARAAGVVAGLPVAEAVLELVCGADLVVTRHVRDGDAVAPGTVLFGAETGTRALLTAERVALNLLSRLSGVTTVTRAWVDAVDGTGAAIRDTRKTTPGLRALEKYAVRCGGGINHRMSLSDAAMVKDNHVVAAGGVAEAFKAVRAAFPDLPVEVEVDHLEQIPPVLDAGADLILLDNMSPRQMREAVALVAGRARLEASGGLTLETAREVAETGVDYLSIGALTHSAPILDIGVDLRA; via the coding sequence GTGAGCACCGACCAGCTGTCCGCCGACCTCACCGCGCGCCTGGCCGAGGCCGGGCTCGACCCGCTCGCCGTCGCCGCGCTCGTGGCCGCCGCCGTCGCGGAGGACCTGGCCGGCGGCGTGGATGTCACCTCGGTGGCCACCATTCCGGAAACCGCGCGCGGGCATGCCGACTTCACCGCCCGCGCCGCGGGTGTGGTCGCGGGCCTGCCGGTCGCCGAGGCGGTCCTCGAACTCGTCTGCGGCGCCGACCTGGTGGTCACCCGGCACGTGCGGGACGGCGACGCGGTGGCGCCGGGCACGGTGCTGTTCGGTGCCGAGACGGGCACCCGCGCGCTGCTCACCGCGGAGCGGGTGGCGCTGAACCTGCTCTCCCGGCTGTCCGGGGTGACCACCGTCACCCGTGCGTGGGTGGACGCGGTCGACGGCACCGGCGCCGCGATCCGGGACACCCGCAAGACCACGCCGGGTCTGCGCGCGCTGGAGAAGTACGCGGTGCGCTGCGGCGGCGGGATCAACCACCGCATGTCGTTGTCCGACGCGGCGATGGTCAAGGACAACCACGTCGTCGCCGCGGGCGGCGTCGCGGAGGCGTTCAAGGCCGTGCGGGCGGCGTTCCCGGACCTTCCCGTCGAGGTCGAGGTGGACCATCTCGAGCAGATCCCGCCGGTCCTGGACGCGGGCGCCGACCTGATCCTCCTGGACAACATGAGCCCCCGACAGATGCGCGAGGCGGTGGCCCTGGTCGCGGGCCGGGCCCGACTCGAGGCCAGCGGCGGGCTCACCCTGGAGACCGCCCGCGAGGTCGCCGAGACCGGTGTGGACTACCTCTCGATCGGCGCGCTGACCCACTCCGCCCCGATCCTGGACATCGGTGTGGACCTGCGCGCCTGA
- a CDS encoding type III pantothenate kinase, whose translation MLLTIDVGNSHTVLGLFDGDEIVEHWRISTEARRTADELAVTLAGLLGQHPLIGAEGVDGIAICSTVPSVLHEMRDMVRRYYGDIPTVVVEPGVKTGVPVLMDNPKEVGTDRIINALAAVKLYGGPCVVVDFGTATTFDAVSTKGEYVGGAIAPGIEISVDALGARGAQLRKIELMRPRSVIGKSTVEAMQAGILYGFAGQVDGVVKRMAAELSPDDPDAVTVVATGGLATLVLGEASVIDVHEPWLTLIGLRMVYERNAAV comes from the coding sequence ATGTTGCTCACCATCGACGTCGGTAACTCGCATACCGTGCTCGGCCTGTTCGACGGTGACGAGATCGTCGAGCACTGGCGCATCTCGACCGAGGCCCGGCGGACCGCCGACGAACTCGCGGTGACCCTCGCGGGACTGCTCGGCCAGCATCCGCTGATCGGTGCCGAGGGCGTCGACGGCATCGCGATCTGCTCCACCGTGCCGTCCGTGCTGCACGAGATGCGGGACATGGTGCGGCGCTACTACGGCGACATCCCCACGGTCGTGGTCGAGCCCGGGGTCAAGACCGGCGTGCCGGTCCTGATGGACAACCCCAAGGAGGTCGGCACCGACCGGATCATCAACGCGCTTGCGGCGGTCAAGCTGTACGGCGGCCCGTGCGTGGTGGTCGACTTCGGCACCGCGACCACGTTCGACGCGGTCAGCACCAAGGGCGAGTACGTCGGCGGCGCGATCGCCCCCGGCATCGAGATCTCGGTGGACGCGCTGGGCGCCCGGGGCGCGCAGTTGCGCAAGATCGAGCTGATGCGCCCGCGCAGCGTGATCGGCAAGAGCACGGTCGAGGCGATGCAGGCCGGCATCCTGTACGGCTTCGCCGGCCAGGTGGACGGCGTGGTCAAACGCATGGCGGCCGAGTTGTCCCCGGACGACCCGGACGCGGTCACGGTGGTGGCCACCGGCGGCCTGGCCACACTGGTCCTGGGCGAGGCGTCGGTGATCGACGTGCACGAGCCGTGGCTGACCCTGATCGGCCTGCGGATGGTGTACGAGCGCAACGCGGCGGTCTGA
- the lysX gene encoding bifunctional lysylphosphatidylglycerol synthetase/lysine--tRNA ligase LysX, with the protein MTEQSAAQPQIDDLPEQMRVRRDKLDRLRAEGTDPYPVGFPRTTTVGALRAEFDGLEADVETGRRVGVTGRVVLYRTGGKLCFATLRDGDGDIQVMVSLDGVGAESLAAWKSDVDLGDHVGVEGQVITSRRGELSIMVDSWAITSKCLRPLPDKHKGLTDPEARVRQRYVDLIVNDESRAILRTRSRMVRAIREWFDARDFLEVETPMLQPVHGGATARPFVTHINAYDMDLYLRIAPELYLKRLVVGGAEKVFEINRNFRNEGADSTHNPEFTMLEAYEAYGDYNTVATLTREVYQHVAQDVFGSQIFRYGDREVDISGDWREITVYGSVSEVLGEEVTPETPIEAVRKLADAREIEHDKSWGQGKLVQEIFEALVEHTLIEPTFVRDYPIETSPLTRQHRSVAGVAEKWDLIGFGMELGTGYSELVDPVEQRRRLTEQSLLAAGGDVEAMRIDEDFLRALEFAMPPSGGVGMGIDRMIMAFTGRGIRETILFPLVKPTTD; encoded by the coding sequence GTGACCGAGCAGAGCGCAGCGCAGCCGCAGATCGACGACCTTCCCGAGCAGATGCGGGTTCGCCGCGACAAGCTCGATCGGCTTCGGGCCGAGGGGACCGACCCGTACCCGGTCGGTTTCCCCCGCACCACCACGGTGGGCGCGTTGCGTGCGGAGTTCGACGGTCTCGAAGCCGATGTGGAGACCGGGCGCCGGGTCGGCGTCACCGGCCGGGTCGTGCTGTACCGCACCGGCGGCAAGCTGTGCTTCGCCACGCTGCGCGACGGGGACGGCGACATCCAGGTGATGGTCTCGCTGGACGGCGTCGGCGCCGAGTCGCTGGCCGCCTGGAAGAGCGACGTCGACCTGGGCGACCACGTCGGTGTCGAGGGCCAGGTGATCACCTCCCGGCGCGGCGAGTTGTCGATCATGGTCGACTCCTGGGCGATCACGTCCAAGTGCCTGCGTCCACTGCCGGACAAGCACAAGGGCCTGACCGACCCCGAGGCCCGGGTCCGGCAGCGTTACGTCGACCTGATCGTCAACGACGAGTCGCGGGCGATCCTGCGCACCCGCAGCCGGATGGTGCGCGCCATCCGCGAGTGGTTCGACGCCAGGGACTTCCTGGAGGTCGAGACGCCGATGTTGCAGCCGGTGCACGGCGGCGCCACCGCGCGCCCGTTCGTGACCCACATCAACGCGTACGACATGGACCTGTACCTGCGGATCGCGCCGGAGCTGTACCTCAAGCGCCTGGTCGTCGGCGGCGCCGAGAAGGTCTTCGAGATCAACCGCAACTTCCGCAACGAGGGCGCGGACTCCACGCACAACCCCGAGTTCACCATGCTCGAGGCCTACGAGGCGTACGGCGACTACAACACGGTGGCCACCCTCACCCGCGAGGTCTACCAGCATGTCGCGCAGGACGTGTTCGGCTCGCAGATCTTCCGCTACGGCGACCGCGAGGTGGACATCTCGGGCGACTGGCGCGAGATCACCGTCTACGGCTCGGTCTCCGAGGTGCTAGGCGAGGAGGTCACCCCCGAGACGCCGATCGAGGCCGTGCGCAAGCTCGCCGACGCCCGCGAGATCGAGCACGACAAGTCCTGGGGCCAGGGCAAGCTGGTCCAGGAGATCTTCGAGGCGCTGGTCGAGCACACCCTGATCGAGCCGACCTTCGTCCGCGACTACCCGATCGAGACGTCGCCGCTGACCCGCCAGCACCGCAGCGTCGCCGGCGTCGCGGAGAAGTGGGACCTGATCGGCTTCGGCATGGAACTGGGCACCGGCTACTCCGAGTTGGTCGACCCGGTCGAGCAGCGCCGGCGGCTCACCGAGCAGTCACTGCTTGCCGCGGGCGGCGATGTCGAGGCCATGCGGATCGACGAGGACTTCCTGCGCGCGCTGGAGTTCGCGATGCCGCCGAGCGGCGGCGTGGGCATGGGCATCGACCGGATGATCATGGCCTTCACCGGTCGCGGCATCCGCGAGACGATCCTGTTCCCGCTGGTGAAGCCGACCACCGACTGA
- a CDS encoding GDSL-type esterase/lipase family protein, with the protein MEAAAPDLRICVAGDSFVQGVGDLSGGGWVGRLAAESRRRGRQVTAYNLGVRYETSADVAERWYGEAVPRMRHADGTGMVFAFGVNDVRIDNGRPRVAHADSVANLDAILDTATGARWTCLVVGAPPVPGEPDSGEAALALEDAYAKTCAARGIPFVPIQRALREDPQWWAAIEAYGDGAHCDAVGYAKLAALIADGGWWDWLDSLAPGR; encoded by the coding sequence ATGGAAGCAGCAGCCCCCGATCTCCGGATCTGCGTCGCCGGCGACTCGTTCGTACAAGGTGTCGGCGACCTCTCCGGCGGCGGATGGGTCGGCCGCCTCGCGGCCGAGTCCCGTCGCCGCGGCCGGCAGGTGACCGCGTACAACCTGGGCGTGCGGTACGAGACCTCGGCCGACGTCGCCGAGCGCTGGTACGGCGAGGCCGTACCGAGGATGCGGCACGCCGACGGTACCGGCATGGTCTTCGCGTTCGGCGTCAACGACGTGCGGATCGACAACGGCCGCCCTCGGGTCGCGCACGCCGACAGCGTCGCCAACCTCGACGCGATACTGGACACCGCGACCGGCGCCCGCTGGACCTGCCTGGTGGTCGGCGCGCCGCCCGTCCCCGGCGAGCCGGACTCCGGCGAGGCCGCGCTCGCGCTGGAGGACGCGTACGCCAAGACCTGCGCCGCGCGGGGCATCCCGTTCGTGCCGATACAGCGTGCGCTGCGCGAGGACCCGCAGTGGTGGGCCGCCATCGAGGCGTACGGCGACGGGGCGCACTGCGACGCCGTGGGCTACGCCAAACTCGCCGCGCTGATCGCCGACGGCGGCTGGTGGGACTGGTTGGACTCGCTGGCCCCGGGGC